The following are from one region of the Silene latifolia isolate original U9 population chromosome 9, ASM4854445v1, whole genome shotgun sequence genome:
- the LOC141601468 gene encoding uncharacterized protein LOC141601468 produces MVAAQNDGVILGVKVARNAPPINHLLFADDSVFFWKEKGSTSRELRAILDRYCQASGQVINKAKSAILLCPSTTMKVASNCFKDFEASPTVPLGNYLGLPTEFGKSKKHIFNKVVEHV; encoded by the coding sequence ATGGTGGCAGCTCAAAATGACGGTGTAATATTGGGAGTTAAGGTGGCACGCAATGCACCGCCCATAAACCATCTCCTTTTTGCTGATGATTCAGTCTTCTTTTGGAAAGaaaaaggttcaacaagtcgAGAACTAAGAGCTATTCTAGATCGATACTGTCAAGCTTCGGGTCAGGTGATAAACAAGGCAAAGTCAGCTATTCTGCTTTGTCCAAGTACAACAATGAAAGTGGCGTCTAATTGCTTTAAAGATTTCGAGGCTTCTCCCACCGTACCTTTAGGAAATTACTTAGGTTTACCAACTGAGTTCGGTAAATCCAAGAAGCATATTTTTAATAAAGTCGTGGAGCATGTTTAA